From the Drosophila simulans strain w501 chromosome 2L, Prin_Dsim_3.1, whole genome shotgun sequence genome, the window ACTTGGCTCGGAATTCCTTGACCTTCTCGGGATCGGCCTTGACCTTCTTCTTGTTCTCGTCCTTGCTGCTGCCCGTCTCCTCGGCATAGAAACGAAGATTCTCCAGCAGGACCACAGTGCCGTCGGAGGGATCTTTCAAAGCTTTCAGGGTGTTATCACCCACGCAGTCGTCCAGGAATTGGACAGGCTTGCCCAGCACACTttccagctccttggccaccGGTTCCAGGCTAAACTTTTTGTTCTTCTTGCCATCAGGACGTCCCAAGTGGGATGCCAAGACCTAgacaaaaaattaagttattcaTTCTATACTTTTTAGGAATAGAAAGAAGATATATGAACTCACCAGGGACTTACATTTCTTTTCCAAGGCATATTTAATAGTGGGAAGTGCGGAAACTATTCTTTGGTTGTTGGTTATTTTACCATCTTTCATGGGTACATTAAAGTCCACTCTAAAAATAACTTTATGGATCACACACTGGAACGTAGCTCTCAAGGATACTCACCTCATAAAAACCCTTTTTCCAGCCACATCTACATTTTTTAAGCTCAACTTCTTTACTTGCTTTCCATTGCAATCGTCTTTGCTAAAAAATCGTTGAAACCTTAAATTTGTGAATCGAGATTGAACCCTTTGGTATAAGTTCTGCCGCATAGGaagcatattaaataaatttaacagtTTTTGACTGAAAATCCAATGCACAATGAGGGGGTCATTAactattttcaataattttcgaaaaactaGAAGAAAAATCAAGTCCTATGGCAACACCAAGTTAAATTACTTCACCACGATCTGGCAACCCGGGCGAACATATGATTTTGCTGAAAACAATAGAAAAGGAGGGAAAATCTAAAATTGCTTgttatttgtttgatttgctgttgaaacccaaaccaaacccaaaaTGGGTGGCGGAGATCTAGTAAGTACTGTCTCCCAACTGATTATCCGTTAATAACCATTGGTTTTTCCCCGCAGAATCTGAAGAAATCATGGCATCCGCACACGATGAAAAACCAGGAGCGCGTTTGGAAGGCGGAGGAGCAAGCGAAGATGGAGGAGCGCAAGCTGCAGGATCTGCGCAAGGAGATCAACGAGGAGCGGGATAGGGAGGAGCTGAGACGATTGGGCGAAAGTTCCGGTGTACTGAGCAATAATGGCGGAGCCGCTGGCGAGGCCAAGCTGGAGTGGATGTACAAAAGTGAGTCATCCATGTGAAATTCTAATAAAACTCATTATCTTTACATATTTACCTTCCTCCAGACAGCACAGAGCTGATCAACCGCGAGGAGTACCTCTTGGGCCGGAAGATCGACAAATCCTTTGAGACCCTGCAAGCGGAGGAGAGCCGCAAGGAACAGAACACAGTGGGTCTCAAGCAGACGATCAACCATGTGGAGCACGACTGTGTGCCCTTCTCTATACGGACCTACCGCAATGTGCAGTCCAACGAACAGGTGGACATACAGCGCAAGACCCTCGAGGATCCCCTGATGCTCATCAAGCAGCGCGAGATGGAATCCCGTCGAAAGCTGCTTGAGAACCCCGTCAAGCTGAAGGAAATCCATCGCATTCTCAAGACTGAACAAGAACAAAAGACCGCCCAGggaaagaagaagaacaagaagaGCAAAAAGTCCAAGAAatccaaaaagaagaagaagaacagaCGATCCAGCGATGATGAGAGTAGTGACAGCGAGAGCAATGATAGCGACGATGACTTGGACAGAAAATTGGCCCGCCAAGTGAGCAAACTCAAGGGAGACCAAGGTGACCTTAAACTGGACAAGCTGCTGGACGCCAAGTACCGCACCATTTCGAATCAATTAGACATGGCCACCAAGAAGAAAAAGAGCAAGAAATctaagaagaagaaaagcAGCGATAGCAGTGATGAAAGTAGTGACGAAGAGGAAAAGCCAAGAAGACAAAGATCTAGGGAACCAGAGCCAAGGAGAAAGCACAAGAGAAGCCACAGCTCAGAGGACAGAAATCACAGGGAAAGACGTAGGAGCAGAAGCCCGCGGGACAGAAAAAAGCTACAGAGTAGAAGTCCGGAACAGAGGCGGAGGCAATGGAGTCCAGAAGAGAGAAGGGAAAGGCGGAGAAGCAGGACCAGAAGTCCCTTAGCGAGAAGAACCAGGAGCCCCGAGGACAGAAAAGCAAGACATCAAAGCAAAGACACTTCAAAGCATCGCGAGAAACGCAGGAGTAGAACGCCTGAAGAGCGCTCCAGGTCGAAACGCAGCAGGAGCCGAAGTTCCAAAAGAGATGTCAATCGAAGGATTACTGAAAGACCGCCTCCCAGCCGTCCCGCCGGCAAGCCAAAGTTAAGCGAAGCCGACCGAGAAGCCCGTCTGCGCGAAATGATGGACAACGCCACTTGGAGGGAAGCGGATCGCAGCCAGGTGGTTCGCAAGCACCGAGAAGCCTACGCGCGCGAGGAGGCCCAAAACCGCGAACGTGACTTCGACAAGGAGTTCATTAACAAGGAGGTAAAGAAGGCCATCGCCAACCACAACTCCATTGGCGATCGCATCCGGGCCAATCTCAACAACATACAGCGCACCGCCTCCTCAATGGACAGCAACTTTGCCCGCAAATAAACTAGGATTCCTTTATTTCGTATGCATTATATGGTTCCGCAACAAATAGATTCAACACTTTTTAACGTCGTGGTTTGTGCTTACAAGATAAACGATGCGATTAACATTAATATACCGTATATATGTACGCTTAGGCGCTGGACAATGCAGCCACGCCTGGCAGTGTCTTGCCCTCCAGGAGCTCCAGCGAGGCGCCGCCTCCGGTGGAGACGTGCGAGACGAGTGCCTCCGTGTTCCACTTGGCGCAGCAAGAGGCAGTGTCGCCGCCGCCGATGATGGAGACGGTGCCGTTCTTGGTGGCGGCCACCACGCCGTCCATGATGGACTTGGTGCCGTTGGCGAAGTTGGGGAACTCAAAGACACCGGGGGGTCTAAAATGGGAGCACCACTATAGGAAATCTTTAGAAGAATCTTCAGTGTGTCACCTACCCGTTCCACACGATCAGCTTGGCGCGAGCAATGGGCGCCGCGAATAGCTCGCGGGTCTTGGGACCCACATCCAGACCCATGTGTCCATCGGGAATTCCGGCCTCCACGGTGGCCTCGCTGACGGCAGCGTTCTCGGCGAACTTGTCACCGCAGACGAAGTCCACTGGCAGATGCAACTGCACGTTGTTCTTCTTGGCCTTCTCCACCAGTTTCTCGACGATCTTGGAGCCCTCCTCGTCGAACAGGGAACCGCCGATCTTCATGTTGTTGAGGACCTTCAGGAAGGTGAAGGCCATGCCGCCACCGATGATCATCTCGTTGACCTTGTCCAGAAGGTTCTCAATCAGCTGGATCTTGTCGGCGACCTTGGCGCCACCGAGAATTGCCAGGAAGGGATTTGGTGGCTTGTCCAGGGCCTGCGAGAAGTACTTCAGCTCCTTGTTCAGCAACAGACCAGCTGCGCGCTGCTCGAAGCCATCGCCCATCATGGAACTGTGGGCGCGATGGGCAGTGCCGAAGGCGTCGTTGACATAGACATCGCCCAGCTTGGCCAGGCTGGCACGGAACTCCTTGACCTTGGCGGGATCGGCCTTGACCTTGCCGCCGCTGGCGTCCAAGCCCTTGCCTTCCTCCTCCACGTAGAAGCGGACGTTCTCCAGCAGAATAACGGATCCCGGTGCGGGGTCCTTGCAAGCGGCCTCCACTTCGCTGCCGACGCAGTCGCTCAGGAAGATCACATCCTGGCCGAGCAGGGTCTTCAGCTCAGCGGCCACGGGTGCCAGGGTGTACTTGATGTTCTTGTTGCCATCGGGACGACCCAAGTGGGACATCAGCACTACCGACTTGGCTTTCTTGGAAAGGGCCAACTTGACACTATCCAAGGCGGCAACGATCCTCTGGTTGCTGGTGATCTTGCCCTCCTTGATGGGCACATTGAAGTCGACGCTGCAAAGAAGCACAGACAATGTTTATGCAACTGAATTTCACGCGAGGATTGGCTTTGGATTACCGCATCAACACCCGCTTGCCCGCCAAGTCCAGGTTCTCGATGCTCAGCTTATTGAAGGCCATCTTGGGATTTTTATGGAATTTCTGGATACTTGCTGTGCGTGCTAGCAAACTCCGGATTGCGATACCACTGATTCCGCGAATCTTCTTCGTCCTCAACTGCTGTGCGGCAATGTCAGCGCAAGGTCATTTTGTCGGTGAACTGCTAGGGTTGCATCTCCACTTCCAGGGCGGCAATCCGTGGCAGGCGCTTTTCCACCGCTTGGTAGGTGCCATGCGCAGGATCCAGATGGGTATACTCCCATTTTGGGGTCCGAAGTTGGTAGCGGGTTGTATTCTCGTTCGAAAGTTGGATAAAAGTTGTACTCGCCAAATGCAACTCTGTATTTGGCGCCCAAATAGTGTTGGTAAGTGCTGTCAGCACAGTGCTGTGAAGCATCCATTCCAAGGGTGTCGAAAAGGGGTCATACAATTctaaaattaagaaatcattatttaaaatattaactatttttatattaaggTAAATAGAAGCCGTCCATCCAAAGTTTTCaactaaatacatatataaaatgaattttttgcaatatattttgtataataacTTCTAATCCCTTCGATCTTTTTTCTTCCACTCCCTTGAATGtctgttaaatttaaactatACAACACACAGATAACCAGAAAATTCGAATTagtaattttttataaaaatataaaattctattataaaaataataaataaatattattttatttaatattccaTCTACggcgtacatacatacatacatgatTCGGTGTAACCGCCGCCCCTTTGATGTTTGTATGTCAATATGTAATTATTGAATAAATGATTTCTGTGGAGGCCAACAAAGTCAAATCACACAATCTTTCTCGGTAGccgttgttttattttgactGTGCAAACGAATTCCGCCTATGATGCCATGATGATGGCTCCGCCTCTTCCCCCAATGATTCATTCATCGTTGCCCACTCTGTATCTCTACTCATCTCCGGCGGTCCAAGCAACCACCGCCGCCGGCACTCGGCACTGGCACCACCGAACGCTAAcccaccgcaccaccacccaccacccagcGCACGGAGCACGgcacaccaccacccaccacaaGTGCTCAGTGCAGCGAAATGCATGACGCAGATGGCAAAGGAAGGTATCTGGGAACGAACGAGTTTGGGTTGGTTGCTGCCCATTCGGGGGTTTTCTAGCCAAAGTGGCGGGTTCTCTAAGGACTAATCTGCCCAAAGGAACAATTGTAATGTGAGCAGTAAGCTAGAAGGGATGACATGGCACAGTTcaagtaataaaatatactattaaaactatataatattaatataaaatatattacatacAAAATAcccatttatgtatgtaagtaccTACTTACATCACCAACACAATCGATAGATTGCCATATCTGGTGGGGTTTTGGGTGGGTGACTGGGGGACTGGGATGCGTATAAGCCTATTTGGGGCATTTCAGATGCAGCATTGCAGTGGCAGCGGCTGTCCTCCCCCATCCTTAAGCCAGCCGCCGGAAGAATGTCCACTCACACGTCACGGCTGTGGTGCTCTGCGCAATTAAGGCACCGCCGAGGACCCGGACCCACTGGCGATGACACCACGGCGCTGCTGCTGGGTCAGGTGGTATTGGAAATCGAAGACAATGGGGCTgcttaaattcattttaataattgcgTGTAAACCGCCCGTTGACGCAGGTGAAACGCAGGCGAGAGCAGGTGAGCCGGGCCAGTACATGTACCTGGTCGAGTCGCGTCCACATGGACGGCCCGGCACTCGTGTGGAAACATTAGCACATGCCGGGAAAACGAGACCCGACTGCGAAAGTGTCCAATGCGACGGCGATGACGATCGTCTGTGTTAGCTAGCGCTAGAGATCAAGAATCCAGAGAGTCGAGCAGCCAAGCGAATCGCCCATCTAGCAACAGTCTAACAATCACTCTAATCGAGTCGTAAACCTGTTCATGTTGTTCCACCCAGCCATCTTGTTAGGTACCCAAGCGCTAGAAGGGACGGCCTATGGTGGCTATGCCAATGCGCTACAATTGAATTTGTATCTGAACGGTGAGCTGCGCTACTCTTCGTGCCTTGCTCACCACACTTTCGATGATATCATATCGAAATAATGCTGTTAAAAGAACAGAAACTTCCCATTTTGAAAAGCCTAACAACCCGATTAGACATCTATTAAGCTGAGAGAGCAAAAAACTTAATCGCCGTGAATACAAGCTGATGAGTGTGTGTTTTAGATACACATGCTAGCTTGAGCGTCTGGCTATCGATTGTTTGCATTGAGATTTGTTCGCACCTTTATGCTACAGCAAATTAATGACGCAACAACGTGTaagtgcactgcgagaaattccTGGGGCAGGTCAGGAACGGCATCGGTCGGGGTAGAATCCCTTGCGTTAGTTTTGAGTTCGAATGGGCCATAAAATTTCCGAATCGACAGATGTTCGGGTTCCGGGAAGCAGGACCACCGTCCATCCATTTCTGCCTGCTCGAGAACCTTCCTTATCGCAGTGGCCTACCCGGCGGTTGCCTGGATTTGAAACCGTTGCCTAACCTTGAAGTAACTACGGTCGCAGTTACCGATAACTCGAGAAATTGGCACAGGTTGTCCTCAGGAATCTAGATACCATTGTTCAACAGCGAGAGCTGGTCCCACAAGCCCGATGAGCACGACGATTCGTATCGCGAGAGACCCACCATTCTTGGGCCAGCGAGCGCCAAGCCACTCGAACGGATACTGAGAGTTCGGCGGGCGGAAAGTGAGAAGACAGCCAGAGAAGAACGGAAGGCCCATGGAGGCACAGCGAAATGGAGACGCAAATCGGCTTATCAGGCAGCGATGTTCAGGCAAAAAGTCATCGCTGCTGCTCAAATATGTGATAACTGAGTGGACGACGGCCCACGATTACAGGTGTTTACGTCCACCACGCCGCCTCGGTTGGGATGCCGCGGAACAGGTTCGCCGGTTTTAATTAGCGATCCGCCTGTCGACAGTCGTCCGCTCGCTCTGTCGTCGACCGTATTATTCAGATTACCAGCTATATAGCCTAGGCATTCGTATTTGCCATTGCTTTCGCACGAAAATAGCTGAAAGCGAGAGAGGCTGACCAATCGAAACTCGACTGTTGGATACCCGGTAAACCGGCGGTTGTTAGTTATTACCCTTTCGTCGATAGGCTACTGGAAATAGCACCAAGAACCTTAGGGCTTCCGGTCGAATTCCTCTAGTATTGCTTCATGGGTTGTTATTCCGCTCGTTAATGTGCACATTTTGAATGAACTTGAAGATCAACCTCGCGGTGATTGTCCCGCTGATAACACAGATTTATAGAGAAGAGCCAGTACACCTCGAGCACGTTGGCTACCAGGTGATATGGGTGATATGTTATAGCCTACTCGGCAGTTCCAGTTCCCCATATATTGGGCGATTCCTCACAGGAACACACTGGGTTCGTGCGGCGAACGAAGCCATCGCCATCAAATGGTCGAACCACAAGTGCGGGATCAACAGAAAGATTGGCACATGAAAAAAGAGTCAAGGGTGGACCCAGTTCGACGAGTAATAGATATTGACATTTAAGTATAAGTCTTTGGTGGGGCCATTAGGACATAAGgaagtttaattaatatttctgaAACTGATTTCGAAAACTAACCCTTAAATGTTTTCGAAACATATGGGGTTGAAAATTGCTGCTTTCCTGCTCTTTCtccaaaataattttctaGTTCTAAGACGCATAGTCCCTGAATAGAGCATTTTCCCGATAGCGTGCATTTAAATCGTTAGAATCTCAAAAATAGCTGCCCACTTTCCTGGGCCGCGAAAATCACCTGCTTCCCCACACGTTACCAATCAATTGACCCCAATCCGCGACGACATTGCGTCCCACGCTGGTCCACTCTATAAATACGAATACCGTGCTGAGTACAACACGCAGCACACACATCTGCATCTGCGGCAACAATGCTGCAACACTTCTTCCCATCGgcaacatccacatccacatccactgtTCTGCTCCGTTCTGTTCTGTTCCACCGACGAACGGTCAGAACGCCACAGAGTGACTGcaccacacacaccacacaccaccATCGCCGCTACCAACCCCCAGACCCCGCCCCCAGGCCCACGAGCGCACCACTGGCGCGcgcaattttcaaatttaccgCCAAACGCGCCCACAACCGTACTCACGGAACCCAAGCAGATTTTGTATGGAATTAATCAGGAAACCCACTCAACTTGTCATTTGCGGATCTCGTTTTGATCGCAGCGCCTCGGGAAAAAGCCCAAAATTAAGCGGATACTACCAGCTATAGCCTCGATCGGTCTCTGAACCGATCCGAACAAAAGTATTTGAGTTATAGGCGAAAATGTGTGCAACCGATTTGGCGCAAGAAGAAGCAAGCGGCAATTTCTAGCCATCGAACGGACGGCAAGCTCAGTCTTGTACGAACCGTCGACGGGAGCACATATCGGTGGTTAGCAAACCAAAGGCAAACGGATATTCCATACATCAGTGAGGCCTACGAGTAAATCCTTTAGCCTGCCGTAGCGCCGCCTGATATATGGCACCTCCTAAAGCTATATTATATAGATACTAAATTATCAGAAAATCACCGCAAAATAATATTCCAAAAAATCCAACGCTCGCTCTGCTCtgggctgttgttgttgtcttatCGACTGCGGCTGTACAAATGCCGCGGCGATTTTTTGAGTGTATTGTATGGGCCAATGGCGtgggagagagagcgagagagcgtcGTAACGATTTCGGGGAGAGCGAAAAAGAGAGCAGCGAGAGCGCCAAAAGAAAGTTACTCTCTCCGCGAGCGGCAGTGCTTAAATAGACGGCCCGCAGCTGAATCGCATtcagtgtgtttgtgtgcttcgTTCGGTGCGGTTCTCTCTGTCTCTATCTCGCCTTCCCCGAGTATTTTGCGCTGGTTTTTTGTCAACAACAAGACAATccacaaaaccaaaccgaatTGTTCTCTATATAACGCAGAAACTAAATAGTTCCGGAAAACCTCAAAGAAACCCATTCAAATATGTCGGCTGCTACGGAACAACAGAACAACGGCGATGTGGCCGTGGAGAAGGTGGCGGCGGATGATGTGTCTGCTGTCAAGGACGATCTCAAGGCGAAGGCGGCCGCTGAGGATAAGGCCGCTGCTGCCGATGCCGCCGGCGACGCGGCCGACAACGGCACGTCAAAGGACGGCGAGGATGCCGCcgatgccgccgccgctgccccCGCAAAGGAATCCGTGAAAGGCACCAAGAGGCCAGCAGAAGTGAGTACTGATCTATGTGACTAGCTGCTAGTTGTTTACGCGGTAAAACCAAAAGGAGGCCCCTCTAATGATTCACTCCAAGCCAATATGCGAGTAACACTTCTTGATCGGGGAAAAATTCTAGAAATAGATATACACACGTTTTTCGGAGCAGCGCACTCTCCCAATGGCTTACATATGCCCCCAAAAGAGAGAGCGTATAGCTGCTCGGTTGTGCGTTTGTGTTGTTTACGATTAACCAAGATGATTGCGGGTCCGGCAATCAAAGATTATTGTTGTTAGGTTCAAATCGAGGTTAGGAGGGCCGCCGTGCCTGTATAGACGGGGAGTACAGTTAGCCAGGGCCTTTTCTTTGTGGGGTGGGTaatgtgtttttaataaaCCCATAGGTCATTAGCATTGACGTGTCCGCTGAACAGCATTACCCAGCAATAGATACATTGTGGCATTGCGGCTATAACTCATACGCTTGGCCTTATTTATCAGTCGCTGTGGCTACGggaattgcaaatgcaaacgcAAACGCAATTCAGCGCGATGCCAACGCACTCTCTCAATGAAAACAGACATTGCCGGCCGGTAAATTACTCATGTCATGTTTGGCCACTTTATTTTTGGTTAGTATCGCCAAGAGCACGCGGTATTCGAACAAGTTTTGGGGGGCACATTAGTTTAGTAGCACATTtcttgataaaaataaaatagttcgGCCAGTAAGGCAGATAAATTGGCAAATCAAGCGCTTTTCTCAGACTCAAActcgaaataaaaatgtacagTTTAACGGGAGcgttctctcgctctcgctctctccctctccccGGAGAAAGATAGATACAAATAGAGAGCGCGGCTAACTCTCTCCCTCGTAATTTGTATACACACCGTTTTGTCTGTTTGCGTATGTGCTTACATTtatctttcacttttttttctgctctgctttatgcgtatttattttagtacATAAAACAAGACGGCTAAACAGGGTGTCGCAAAAGTTAGTTGGGTTTCTTCGAGATTCAATTGAAAAATGGTCATCATCCCATAAATGAATCAGTTGAGATACGCTTGGGACGGATAATTCTTAGTGGTACAGTAacgaattgtataaatttcagaaatagttttgaaaattattcGTTGGTTCTATTTCTTTCGATTCCAAACAACAGATTAGCTCTTGTCCCTATAAATGTAAAGTCTGTATCTTAATCAAGATACATTGATTACCCATTTATTACACCAGTATCGGTGTAATGATAGGCTTAGTCCTTGCCAGTGCTAAAACACCCTGTTCATCTTAATCCTCGATTGGCCTTTTCTCGAGTTCTGGGTCTCGTGACTTATGCTGTAAGCGAAGTGAAAGGAGGGGGCGATGGGTGGCCAttaattttgcacatttttccaCAGTTCGATTGTTTTTCGCTTCTTCCGCTTTGTAACAGTCTGGTAAATAGGGCCCTTGTGTTGCGGCTTCTCTTCGACTTGGGAACGTGACCGCCTATATACTGCCATAAACCATATACCATTATGTGTATCTTGTTGTTGGTTGGTCAGCGGCAAAAGTTAAACCCAcgcatgttgttgttttgcgcCTTTTTtcgctgccgacgtcgctgcaGCAGCTGTCGTTCGGATGGCTGTGAGTGAGAGCGAGAGATTCATTCATGCAGTTCAGGTACAGTTTACAGTGCTTCGGATTCAGATACTCTCTCTCGTGCTCTCTCGCCCGCTCTCTGTTTTACAGGGCACGCTTCGTTTCGTATCTCACGGATGCGGATACATAtgtcgctgccggcgtcgctgcttattgttttttttttcttccccCCTTATGTAGTAAATATGTCGCCTTGTACATACGGAGCACAGATGTAACACGGCTGCACTTGTAatccgctctctctctctcacaccGTCTCTCTTTGCCGCAGCGAATTACATTGGCGCGcgcatttttcaaatgtttttttacGGCGAAAATAACGATTTTCGTCGCTGCTTGTTTTGTGTGctgaaaatatacattttatgacTATGTACACACGCACAGGA encodes:
- the LOC6730755 gene encoding phosphoglycerate kinase isoform X2 is translated as MLPMRQNLYQRVQSRFTNLRFQRFFSKDDCNGKQVKKLSLKNVDVAGKRVFMRVDFNVPMKDGKITNNQRIVSALPTIKYALEKKCLGIPLGTS
- the LOC6730757 gene encoding phosphoglycerate kinase, which encodes MAFNKLSIENLDLAGKRVLMRVDFNVPIKEGKITSNQRIVAALDSVKLALSKKAKSVVLMSHLGRPDGNKNIKYTLAPVAAELKTLLGQDVIFLSDCVGSEVEAACKDPAPGSVILLENVRFYVEEEGKGLDASGGKVKADPAKVKEFRASLAKLGDVYVNDAFGTAHRAHSSMMGDGFEQRAAGLLLNKELKYFSQALDKPPNPFLAILGGAKVADKIQLIENLLDKVNEMIIGGGMAFTFLKVLNNMKIGGSLFDEEGSKIVEKLVEKAKKNNVQLHLPVDFVCGDKFAENAAVSEATVEAGIPDGHMGLDVGPKTRELFAAPIARAKLIVWNGPPGVFEFPNFANGTKSIMDGVVAATKNGTVSIIGGGDTASCCAKWNTEALVSHVSTGGGASLELLEGKTLPGVAALSSA
- the LOC6730759 gene encoding bacchus isoform X1, coding for MSAATEQQNNGDVAVEKVAADDVSAVKDDLKAKAAAEDKAAAADAAGDAADNGTSKDGEDAADAAAAAPAKESVKGTKRPAEAKSAESKKAKKAAAADGDSDEEEALEEIIEGDSEIESDEYDIPYDGEEDDIECDDDDDDNDDGSGSDDQA
- the LOC6730756 gene encoding pre-mRNA-splicing factor CWC25 homolog; translated protein: MGGGDLNLKKSWHPHTMKNQERVWKAEEQAKMEERKLQDLRKEINEERDREELRRLGESSGVLSNNGGAAGEAKLEWMYKNSTELINREEYLLGRKIDKSFETLQAEESRKEQNTVGLKQTINHVEHDCVPFSIRTYRNVQSNEQVDIQRKTLEDPLMLIKQREMESRRKLLENPVKLKEIHRILKTEQEQKTAQGKKKNKKSKKSKKSKKKKKNRRSSDDESSDSESNDSDDDLDRKLARQVSKLKGDQGDLKLDKLLDAKYRTISNQLDMATKKKKSKKSKKKKSSDSSDESSDEEEKPRRQRSREPEPRRKHKRSHSSEDRNHRERRRSRSPRDRKKLQSRSPEQRRRQWSPEERRERRRSRTRSPLARRTRSPEDRKARHQSKDTSKHREKRRSRTPEERSRSKRSRSRSSKRDVNRRITERPPPSRPAGKPKLSEADREARLREMMDNATWREADRSQVVRKHREAYAREEAQNRERDFDKEFINKEVKKAIANHNSIGDRIRANLNNIQRTASSMDSNFARK